One Eremothecium cymbalariae DBVPG#7215 chromosome 2, complete sequence DNA window includes the following coding sequences:
- a CDS encoding Smr domain-containing protein (similar to Ashbya gossypii AFL083C) produces MSAAVDRGAFLSEERDYNHADDSEFKRLRDQADQAHKKRQQLSQQSQEAYKEGDGARAKELSEKAKKYLKEAERYNMQAAEYVFTENNADSKSDEIDLHGLYVKEAQWILQRRIASAVQNGESDLKVIVGKGLHSANGVAKIKPAVEELCDEAHLNSFIDPKNPGVMIVELAGAQIPSSWGTDSYSDFAGGHKPSKPEQAHFQGGYQGQPQPEYQQQPHYGQQNGQGNGQENTILGLFMKFVFQCLKKL; encoded by the coding sequence ATGAGCGCTGCTGTAGATAGAGGGGCCTTTTTGTCCGAGGAGCGTGACTATAACCATGCTGATGATAGTGAGTTTAAGAGACTTAGAGACCAAGCAGACCAGGCTCACAAGAAGAGACAGCAGCTCTCTCAACAGTCTCAAGAAGCATACAAGGAAGGGGATGGTGCTAGGGCGAAGGAATTAAGTGAAAAGGCGAAAAAGTACCTGAAAGAGGCGGAGCGTTATAACATGCAAGCTGCGGAGTATGTGTTCACTGAGAATAATGCCGACAGTAAGTCGGATGAGATTGATTTGCATGGACTTTATGTTAAAGAAGCTCAGTGGATATTGCAAAGACGGATCGCATCAGCTGTACAGAATGGAGAGTCAGATTTGAAGGTTATTGTAGGTAAAGGTTTGCATTCTGCAAATGGAGTGGCTAAGATTAAGCCAGCGGTTGAAGAATTGTGTGATGAAGCTCATTTAAACTCGTTTATTGATCCCAAAAATCCAGGCGTCATGATAGTGGAGTTGGCGGGTGCACAGATTCCGTCGTCATGGGGTACTGATTCGTACAGTGATTTTGCAGGTGGACACAAACCAAGCAAGCCGGAACAGGCACATTTCCAAGGAGGGTACCAGGGACAACCGCAGCCAGAGTATCAGCAACAACCCCATTACGGCCAACAAAATGGTCAAGGAAATGGCCAAGAAAATACTATCCTTGGTCTCTTTATGAAATTTGTGTTTCAATGTTTAAAAAAGTTATAA
- the OXR1 gene encoding Oxr1p (similar to Ashbya gossypii AFL078W): MDGWKSTFKRLHRSLSSNNARKEAPTVRVNNHQQPRQRGVQQELFEEDSPLPPIRLNGYIVTTKDRLLTLEICEEIRTLIPRRIQLYTDWHLLYSLEQHGASLHSLYEHVKPQEQTSSRVGYLLVIKDKKGGIFGAYANEPFRPTESRRYYGNGECVLWKVHKVPDLMIGGAGGGEGGPEEHNGQDGQQQERKLQFRGYTYTGINEFCIYCTGAFLSMGAGNGQYGLWCDEGLVNGVSGRCLTFGNDVLSREGHKFHIIGLEVWRIG; encoded by the coding sequence ATGGATGGTTGGAAATCAACGTTCAAAAGATTACATCGTTCGTTATCGTCAAATAATGCGAGAAAGGAAGCACCGACAGTAAGGGTTAATAATCATCAGCAACCAAGACAACGAGGTGTACAACAGGAGCTTTTTGAGGAGGACTCTCCGTTACCGCCTATTAGGTTGAATGGGTATATTGTAACGACTAAAGACCGGCTATTAACGCTTGAGATATGCGAGGAGATCAGAACATTGATACCAAGACGAATTCAGTTATATACGGACTGGCATTTATTATACAGCCTTGAGCAACACGGCGCTTCTCTCCATTCCCTCTATGAACATGTGAAGCCGCAGGAGCAAACAAGCAGTAGGGTTGGCTATTTATTGGTGattaaagataaaaaagGGGGTATATTTGGGGCGTATGCTAATGAACCATTTCGTCCCACGGAGAGCAGGAGATATTATGGGAACGGGGAATGTGTCTTGTGGAAAGTTCATAAGGTTCCGGACCTAATGATTGGAGGGGCAGGGGGGGGAGAAGGTGGTCCAGAGGAACACAATGGACAAGACGGTCAGCAACAGGAACGCAAACTGCAATTCAGAGGGTATACATACACGGGGATTAATGAATTTTGCATATATTGCACTGGAGCGTTTCTATCCATGGGTGCTGGAAATGGGCAGTATGGGCTCTGGTGCGATGAAGGACTGGTAAATGGAGTAAGTGGACGGTGTCTAACATTTGGAAACGATGTGTTAAGCCGCGAGGGCCATAAATTCCATATAATTGGGCTTGAAGTGTGGAGAATAGGTTGA
- a CDS encoding fatty acid desaturase (similar to Ashbya gossypii AFL079W): MNSLLSRSEIEELIAQGRSIVIYRNLVLNVDKWIKYHPGGDKAIFHMIGRDATAEMDAYHSNLTIATFKKWRIGVIDYPWENMVPPIQGGVYRLAEKMDQLSETSDDTVVDIEPDENFELKPRREDSNAGGVSVDLNEAFAKQIIFDPVMACDKYHQDRVRKDMLQYPSVDQKTQGWVTKEYYKTHQQIIDAGLYKCDYFSYVKELARIGLLLFLSFHLLYKWDHKVLSALLLACVWQQAVFIAHDAGHVSITHNYQLDNIFGMIIASALGGLSLGWWKRNHNVHHLVTNDPNHDPDIQHLPFFAVSTLLFKNVYSTYYDRVLKFDSLAEKLIPFQHYFYYPLLAFGRFNLYVLSWKHVLLGQGPRHGTAAWFRYFELCGLIFFNYWFTYLIICCKLQTFSDRLIYILVSHFTTMIVHVQITLSHFAMSTSDLGIGESFPQKQLRTSMDIDCPRWIDFFHGGLQFQVVHHLFPRLPRHNLRAAQPYVVKFCERVGIKYSIYGFSKSNRVVLSHLQQIAQQAKTMVDCVKTI; encoded by the coding sequence ATGAATTCATTGCTTTCTAGGAGCGAGATTGAAGAGCTGATTGCCCAGGGTCGGTCCATCGTTATATATAGGAACCTGGTGCTCAATGTAGACAAGTGGATAAAGTATCATCCTGGTGGCGACAAGGCAATTTTTCATATGATTGGTAGAGATGCTACTGCTGAGATGGATGCCTACCATAGCAATCTGACTATAGCTACTTTTAAGAAATGGCGGATTGGAGTAATTGATTACCCGTGGGAAAATATGGTTCCACCTATTCAAGGAGGAGTATACCGATTGGCAGAAAAAATGGACCAGCTAAGTGAAACCAGTGACGATACAGTGGTTGATATCGAACCTGATGAGAACTTTGAATTAAAACCCCGGAGGGAGGATTCAAATGCTGGTGGTGTTTCAGTTGACTTGAATGAAGCTTTTGCTAAGCAGATCATTTTCGATCCAGTTATGGCGTGTGATAAATACCATCAAGATAGAGTACGCAAAGATATGCTGCAGTACCCCAGTGTGGACCAGAAGACACAGGGGTGGGTCACTAAGGAGTATTATAAAACACACCAGCAAATAATTGATGCTGGTCTGTACAAATGTGATTATTTCTCCTACGTGAAAGAATTGGCCAGAATAGGCCTTTTGCTTTTCCTGTCGTTTCACTTATTGTACAAATGGGATCATAAGGTATTGTCTGCGTTACTGCTCGCTTGTGTGTGGCAGCAAGCGGTATTTATCGCTCATGATGCTGGACATGTATCGATCACTCACAATTACCAacttgataatatattcgGTATGATAATTGCCTCCGCCCTTGGCGGTTTATCACTGGGCTGGTGGAAACGCAACCACAACGTACACCATCTGGTTACGAACGATCCAAACCATGACCCTGATATTCAGCATTTACCATTCTTCGCTGTCAGCACgcttcttttcaaaaatgtcTATTCAACTTACTACGATAGAGTATTGAAGTTCGATTCGCTCGCTGAAAAACTAATACCATTTCagcattatttttattaccCCCTTCTGGCATTTGGTAGGTTCAATTTGTACGTTTTGAGTTGGAAACATGTGCTGCTAGGTCAAGGTCCTCGTCACGGTACTGCAGCTTGGTTCCGCTACTTTGAATTATGCGGCttgatctttttcaattactGGTTTACCTACCTGATCATCTGTTGCAAGCTACAGACGTTCTCTGATAGGCTTATCTATATACTAGTCTCTCACTTCACCACCATGATTGTGCACGTTCAGATAACACTATCCCACTTCGCAATGTCAACCTCTGACTTGGGTATTGGCGAATCTTTCCCCCAAAAACAGCTGAGAACTTCCATGGACATTGACTGCCCTCGTTGGATAGATTTCTTCCACGGCGGACTGCAGTTTCAAGTCGTGCATCATTTGTTTCCCAGGTTGCCAAGACACAATCTGAGAGCTGCACAGCCATACGTCGTCAAGTTTTGCGAAAGGGTTGGGATAAAATACTCTATATATGGTTTTTCAAAGAGTAATAGGGTGGTTTTGTCACACTTACAACAGATTGCCCAACAAGCCAAAACGATGGTCGACTGCGTCAAAACTATTTAG
- the DBP3 gene encoding RNA-dependent ATPase DBP3 (similar to Ashbya gossypii AFL080W): MPLNHKAESQLTRIIQKPVMSKEELKKRKLDAEGLVEKKRQKKDKKDKKEKKEEDKKEKEKKEKKEKKEKKEKKKEEEKEKKNSKPAIEEKMSKIGNSKAFKNGKYSEHEELMSVPKSDIESFFKDNEVSVEDPESSNLRPLLSFSHISLNNEVQKVVAKFPKPTPIQAVSWPYLLSGKDVIGVAETGSGKTFAFGVPAVNNIVSSGDASNKNVQCLIISPTRELASQIYDNLVELTNKVSLNCCCLYGGVPKDAQRLQLKNSQIVVATPGRLLDLIQEGYADLSQVQYLVLDEADRMLEKGFEEDIKKIIKETDVTRRQTLMFTATWPKEVRELASTFMKHPVKISIGNRDELSANKKIKQIVEVIDPFQKEKKLLELLKKYHSGSKKNEKVLIFALYKKEASRVERNLQYNGYNVAAIHGDLSQQQRTQALDDFKSGKTNLLLATDVAARGLDIPNVKTVINLTFPLTVEDYVHRIGRTGRAGASGTAHTLFTEQEKHLSGALINVLNQAGQAVPEELKKFGTHTKRKEHSAYGSFYKNVDTSKKPKKITFD; this comes from the coding sequence ATGCCTTTAAATCATAAAGCAGAAAGCCAATTAACACGTATAATTCAAAAGCCTGTTATGTCGAAAGAGGAAttaaagaagagaaagcTAGATGCTGAAGGGCTagttgaaaagaagagaCAGAAGAAAGACAAGAAAGAcaagaaggagaagaaggaggaagacaagaaggagaaggagaagaaggagaagaaggagaagaaggagaagaaggagaagaaaaaggaggaagagaaggaaaagaagaattcaaagccAGCAATTGAAGAGAAAATGTCTAAAATTGGTAACTCGAAGGCATTCAAGAATGGCAAGTATTCTGAACATGAAGAATTGATGTCAGTACCAAAATCTGATATCGAAAGCTTCTTTAAAGATAACGAAGTTTCAGTTGAGGACCCTGAATCATCGAACCTAAGACCACTACTCTCCTTTTCACACATTTCTTTAAACAATGAAGTACAAAAAGTAGTTGCAAAGTTTCCAAAACCCACTCCGATTCAAGCGGTTTCTTGGCCCTACTTATTATCTGGGAAGGATGTTATTGGTGTCGCTGAAACTGGTTCTGGTAAGACCTTCGCATTTGGAGTTCCAGCCGtcaataatattgttaGTTCTGGAGATGCTAGCAACAAAAATGTACAATGCCTGATAATTTCTCCAACTAGAGAATTGGCTTCTCAAATTTACGACAATCTAGTAGAATTGACCAACAAAGTGTCTTTAAACTGTTGCTGCTTGTATGGAGGTGTTCCAAAGGATGCCCAGAGGCTACAATTAAAGAATTCCCAAATTGTGGTTGCCACACCAGGTAGGTTACTGGACTTGATTCAAGAAGGCTATGCAGACCTGTCCCAAGTTCAATATCTAGTACTAGATGAAGCGGATAGAATGCTGGAAAAGGggtttgaagaagatattaaaaagattATCAAAGAAACAGACGTCACAAGAAGACAAACACTAATGTTCACTGCAACTTGGCCGAAGGAAGTACGCGAATTAGCTTCCACTTTTATGAAACACCCCGTCAAGATTTCTATTGGTAACCGTGATGAGCTTTCTgctaacaaaaaaatcaaacagATTGTCGAAGTCATTGACCCATTCCAAAAGGAGAAAAAACTATTAGAACTGCTGAAGAAGTACCATTCAGGTTCgaaaaagaatgaaaaagTGCTAATCTTTGCTTTGTACAAGAAAGAAGCTTCCCGTGTTGAGAGAAACCTACAATACAACGGCTATAACGTCGCTGCCATCCACGGTGACCTATCTCAACAACAAAGAACACAGGCCCTAGATGACTTCAAATCCGGCAAAACAAACTTACTACTAGCTACAGATGTTGCAGCAAGAGGTTTAGATATCCCCAACGTCAAGACTGTCATCAATTTGACCTTCCCATTAACAGTGGAAGATTACGTCCATAGAATAGGCAGAACAGGAAGAGCAGGTGCCTCTGGTACCGCCCACACTCTATTCACAGAGCAAGAAAAGCATTTGTCAGGCGCTTTAATCAATGTTTTAAACCAGGCTGGGCAAGCAGTTCCCGAGGAACTAAAGAAGTTCGGTACGCACacaaagagaaaagaaCATAGCGCATACGGTTCCTTCTACAAAAATGTGGATACCTCAAAGAAGCCTAAGAAGATTACTTTTGATTAA
- the APL5 gene encoding Apl5p (similar to Ashbya gossypii AFL076W): MTSIYTPTADEVKQRLRPFGLFFEKSLKDLIKGIRSHSKTPEQLCDFLTNVLSECREEVKNSDFNLKTNAILKLIYLEMYGFDMSWANFHVLEVMSSNKFQHKRVGYLAASQSFHKDSDILMLATNLLKKDLKYNVNNDTVRIGIALSGLSTIVTPELAHDICEDLFLMLSSSKPYIRKKAVTALFKVFLQYPEALRDNFDNFISRLEDDDLSVVSATVSVICELSKHNPHPFVQLSPILYQMLIKVDNNWVIIRLLKLFTNLSQVEPKLRVKILPNVLELMDSTSAISVVYESINCIVKGNMLESDDYDTAVACLDKLHDFCTSNDPNLRYISCALFYKIGKINTDFISNFDSLIIKLLQDVDVSIRSKTLELLEGIIDDDNIIDVVQILLKQLVDVDKIKIYEQEFNIEIPDTYKSKMIHTICKITAMNNYANIGDFKWYCILLFDLCVVSQDIHDKTLDPKLGEQIRNLMIKVPDMRIQTMDQIVKLMGKCDLIKQLPGVLKESLWSIGEYSSLLDDSKDFMHLLIQNTKYYNSAVQQIALPAILKIYSNWCNQSGGFDLEEVKTMTQELIVFMEFFITSKEFEVQERASEEFEFLRLCLDSLNEENCDSLPLLISEVLPSFFKLFELQPIIGGTQRKLQSNVDMDWNKPFLTEQELEEMMVVEDTYEDTPSEDNSENENEEFQSGIDANYDIAYKYESNMTTEEQEAIQERRRQERVENPFYLQDEEDPVKQQQSLLELSDRNASESKTSIVKLSTNSKLKGKRRKFKVRVISDAIIVGGSQDQEESSEHSERQSLSSSTHNVITLQTKNKLGSFDFSRLEDYKKESEAKGDIQKLRDKFARLELEGQRAEEPVEEVIVIKKKKKKSSKKSKDPSKIKKKKDSTNFDLN; encoded by the coding sequence ATGacatctatatatacccCTACTGCAGATGAAGTCAAGCAAAGGTTGAGACCTTTCggtttattttttgagaaGTCGTTAAAGGATTTAATAAAGGGCATAAGATCACATAGTAAAACACCAGAGCAATTGTGTGACTTTCTTACGAATGTTTTGAGTGAATGCAGAGAAGAAGTTAAGAATTCTGATTTTAATTTGAAGACCAATGCTATTTTAAAGCTTATATATTTGGAGATGTATGGTTTTGACATGTCGTGGGCGAATTTTCATGTGTTAGAGGTTATGAGCAGTAATAAATTTCAGCATAAACGGGTTGGATATTTAGCAGCTTCACAGAGTTTTCATAAAGATAGTGATATTCTTATGTTGGCAACAAATTTGCTGAAGAAGGATTTGAAATATAATGTGAACAATGATACTGTGAGAATTGGAATTGCTTTGAGTGGGTTATCTACAATTGTTACCCCTGAGCTAGCTCATGATATTTGCGAGGACCTGTTCCTAATGTTAAGCAGCTCTAAGCCATATATAAGAAAGAAGGCTGTAACAGCTTTGTTCAAagtttttcttcaatatcctGAAGCATTGAGAGATAACTTTGATAACTTTATTAGCAGgcttgaagatgatgatttatCCGTTGTTTCTGCTACGGTGAGTGTCATTTGTGAATTATCGAAGCATAATCCTCATCCCTTTGTGCAGCTTTCCCCTattctttatcaaatgCTAATCAAAGTTGACAACAATTGGGTTATTATTCGATTATTGAAACTATTCACTAATCTTTCTCAAGTAGAGCCAAAGTTAAGAGTCAAGATCCTTCCAAACGTTCTAGAATTAATGGATAGTACGTCTGCAATCTCGGTTGTATATGAATCGATTAACTGCATTGTTAAGGGAAACATGTTAGAGTCTGATGATTACGACACCGCTGTGGCTTGTTTGGATAAACTACATGATTTTTGTACCTCAAATGATCCAAACTTAAGATATATCAGTTGTGCACTTTTCTATAAGATCGGTAAAATCAATACGGATTTTATTTCCAACTTTGATTCTCTTATCATAAAACTGTTGCAAGATGTTGATGTGTCTATTAGAAGTAAGACTTTAGAGTTATTAGAGGGCAtcattgatgatgataatataattGATGTCGTTCAGATATTGCTTAAACAGCTTGTCGATGTagataaaataaaaatctaCGAGCAAGAATTCAACATTGAGATACCAGATACTTACAAATCTAAGATGATTCACACTATATGTAAGATAACTGCCATGAACAATTACGCAAATATTGGAGATTTTAAATGGTACTGTATCCTGCTGTTTGATCTGTGTGTAGTGTCTCAAGATATTCATGATAAGACTCTTGATCCAAAGTTGGGTGAACAAATAAGAAACCTAATGATTAAAGTTCCAGATATGAGGATCCAGACAATGGATCAAATTGTAAAGCTAATGGGAAAATGTGACCTCATTAAACAGTTACCAGGGGTTTTGAAAGAAAGCTTATGGTCAATTGGCGAATATTCTTCCTTGTTAGACGACTCAAAGGATTTCATGCATCTACTAAttcaaaatacaaaatattataactCTGCAGTGCAACAAATTGCTTTACCTGCAATATTAAAGATTTACAGCAACTGGTGCAACCAGAGTGGTGGCTTTGATTTAGAGGAGGTAAAGACAATGACCCAGGAATTGATAGTCTTTAtggaattttttataacttccaaagaatttgaagttCAAGAACGCGCATCTGAGGAATTTGAATTCTTAAGATTATGCTTGGATTCATTAAACGAAGAGAACTGCGATTCCCTTCCATTGCTGATCTCTGAGGTTCTTCCTAGCTTTTTCAAGTTATTTGAATTACAACCAATTATTGGAGGAACTCAAAGAAAGCTACAGAGCAATGTGGATATGGATTGGAACAAACCTTTTTTAACCGAACAGGAACTAGAAGAGATGATGGTAGTTGAGGATACATATGAAGATACACCATCTGAAGATaattcagaaaatgaaaatgaagaatttCAGTCAGGAATTGATGCTAATTACGATATTGCATACAAATATGAATCAAATATGACCACAGAGGAACAAGAAGCTATACAAGAACGTAGAAGACAAGAAAGAGTAGAAAATCCATTTTACTTGcaggatgaagaagaccCTGTTAAACAACAGCAAAGTTTATTAGAATTGAGCGATAGGAATGCTTCTGAAAGCAAGACTAGTATAGTCAAATTATCCACAAATAGCAAATTAAAGGGTAAGAGGAGGAAATTCAAAGTTAGAGTAATCTCTGATGCTATTATTGTAGGTGGTTCCCAAGATCAGGAAGAAAGCTCCGAGCATTCAGAAAGACAGAGTTTGTCTTCATCTACCCACAATGTTATTACATTACAGACTAAGAATAAGCTAGGATCTTTCGATTTCAGCAGGCTTGAGGATTACAAGAAAGAGAGCGAAGCCAAAGGCGACATACAGAAGCTAAGGGATAAGTTTGCTCGTTTGGAATTAGAAGGCCAACGTGCTGAGGAACCCGTGGAGGAAGTCATAGTcattaaaaagaagaagaagaaaagcTCTAAGAAATCTAAAGATCCatctaaaatcaaaaagaaaaaagattcGACGAACTTTGATCTCAATTAA
- the KXD1 gene encoding Kxd1p (similar to Ashbya gossypii AFL077C), with protein MDEEMVSETRSRTPSISSRQFVIPEDGFTTLDTDDSSQESAEDDEEGIDREGCTNNSHDSSSGFENDQSSNNEVNSHGTVFSDLMPPNTTFFTGNQVTPMFDTSKFLFESLTQAFNSVDFSEAISLQTKSSAMINSKSTELKMLIDEVQEKLKYYHIVFENGGHTARRIRHNLRDIARKVEKLKPIFAKDFPIEYNQSIEKVYDRQ; from the coding sequence ATGGACGAGGAAATGGTATCTGAAACTCGTTCTAGAACGCCTTCAATCAGCTCCAGACAGTTCGTAATACCAGAGGATGGTTTTACGACTTTGGATACAGATGACTCCAGTCAGGAAAGTGCcgaagatgatgaggaaggAATAGATAGAGAAGGCTGTACTAATAATAGCCATGACAGCTCCAGTGGGTTTGAGAACGATCAGAGTTCGAACAATGAAGTTAACAGTCATGGCACGGTATTTTCTGATTTGATGCCCCCAAATACTACATTTTTTACAGGGAACCAGGTAACACCTATGTTTGATACTAGCAAATTTCTGTTTGAGTCCCTAACTCAAGCATTCAATAGCGTCGACTTTTCAGAAGCTATATCATTGCAAACCAAATCATCGGCAATGATAAACTCCAAAAGCACAGAGCTAAAGATGTTGATAGATGAGGTGCAAGAGAAGCTGAAGTATTATCATATtgtgtttgaaaatggtgGACACACTGCACGCAGAATTAGGCATAATCTGAGGGATATTGCaagaaaagttgaaaagcTGAAACCTATATTTGCCAAAGATTTTCCAATTGAATACAACCAATCCATTGAGAAGGTGTATGATCGCCAATAG
- the HNM1 gene encoding Hnm1p (similar to Ashbya gossypii AFL081W), with translation MLYSEIQVQEGSDCMQKGDAVSNQISKVECDNVEVYSIPGVNKPAELRKSFSLWSVLGVGFGLTNSWFGLSVSMVTGISSGGPMMIIYGIVIIALISVCVGVSLGELSSAYPHAGGQFWWSLQLAPNKYKRLAAYLCGSFAWAGSVFASASSTLSTTRLLLGMYALVHPSLEIKDWHVFVCYQALHMFLLLFNCHGRPLPLISSTALYVSLFSFITITITVLASSHGNFNDAKFVFANFRNETGWESNTIAFIVGLINPAWSFSCLDCATHMAFEVEKPETVIPTAILGTVAIGFLTSIVYCIAMFFSIRDLDGILSSTTGAPILDIYYQASGSKACAIVLGSLVLLTSFTCVTSCHTWQARLCWSFARDNGFPYSRIWAKVNTELGVPLNAHLLSCAVISLLGVLYLASSTAFNALVTGCISFLLLSYTVPVICLLLKQRNIKRGPFWLGKFGTFSNYVLLAWTLFSLVFFSLPPMKPITKGNMNYVSIVILSYLLYSILYWKFSGHKKFYIYQEKIPVEESDERAEIDDPNSKLQKIPTHSNI, from the coding sequence ATGCTTTATAGTGAGATACAGGTGCAGGAGGGGTCTGACTGCATGCAAAAGGGTGATGCCGTTAGCAATCAGATAAGCAAGGTTGAATGTGACAATGTTGAAGTCTACAGTATTCCAGGTGTGAACAAGCCCGCTGAACTACGCAaatctttttctctttgGTCTGTTCTAGGGGTTGGTTTTGGCCTAACTAATTCATGGTTTGGGCTTTCGGTTTCGATGGTTACAGGTATTTCTTCTGGAGGACCTATGATGATCATCTATGGTATAGTAATAATTGCTCTTATTTCTGTCTGTGTTGGTGTATCGTTAGGCGAGCTATCTTCGGCTTATCCCCATGCTGGTGGCCAGTTTTGGTGGTCCTTGCAGTTAGCACCTAATAAGTATAAGAGACTGGCTGCTTACCTCTGTGGGTCTTTTGCGTGGGCGGGATCTGTTTTTGCAAGTGCGTCTTCCACGTTGTCTACCACTCGGTTATTGTTAGGAATGTATGCGTTGGTGCATCCAAGCCTGGAGATTAAGGATTGGCATGTTTTTGTTTGCTACCAAGCGTTGCATATGTTCCTGTTGCTATTTAATTGTCATGGAAGGCCGCTCCCTTTGATCTCATCTACTGCGTTGTACGTTTCTCTATTCTccttcatcaccatcaccattaCGGTTTTGGCTTCCTCTCATGGTAACTTCAATGATGCAAAGTTTGTTTTCGCCAATTTCAGAAATGAAACCGGTTGGGAGAGTAACACTATTGCATTTATAGTGGGATTAATTAACCCCGCATGGTCCTTTTCGTGTTTGGACTGTGCCACACACATGGCGTTTGAGGTTGAGAAGCCGGAAACTGTAATTCCAACTGCTATTCTAGGCACTGTGGCAATCGGATTCCTCACATCTATCGTATATTGCATTGCTATGTTCTTCTCCATTCGTGATTTGGACGGTATTTTATCCTCCACAACAGGCGCGCcaattttggatatttattaCCAGGCGTCTGGAAGCAAGGCTTGTGCCATCGTTCTAGGATCCTTAGTCTTACTTACATCTTTCACGTGTGTCACCTCTTGCCATACATGGCAAGCTAGGCTATGCTGGTCTTTTGCTAGAGATAATGGTTTCCCATATTCACGCATATGGGCAAAAGTGAATACTGAATTGGGCGTGCCCCTAAACGCTCATCTATTATCATGTGCCGTCATTTCTCTTTTGGGAGTGTTGTACTTGGCTTCCTCTACTGCATTTAACGCATTGGTCACAGGTtgtatttcatttttgttaCTATCTTATACAGTTCCTGTGATTTGTCTCTTACTGAAACAGAGAAATATAAAACGTGGGCCATTTTGGTTGGGCAAGTTCGGCACATTTTCCAATTATGTCTTGCTAGCATGGACATTGTTTTCCCTGGTCTTTTTCAGTCTCCCTCCAATGAAGCCTATAACAAAAGGCAACATGAATTATGTTTCAATTGTAATTTTGAGCTATCTCTTATACTCGATTCTGTATTGGAAATTCAGTGGTCACAAGAAATTCTATATTTATCAGGAAAAAATACCAGTAGAAGAATCTGATGAAAGAGCAGAAATTGATGATCCCAATTCAAAGCTGCAAAAGATACCAACCCATTCAAATATATGA
- a CDS encoding 60S ribosomal protein uL30 (similar to Ashbya gossypii AFL082W 2-introns) — MAAEKILAPESQLKKSKAQQKSAEQVAAERTARKAANKQKRATILERNAAYQKEYETSERAVIQSKRDAKAAGSYYVEAQPKLVFVIRIKGINKIPPKPRKVLQLLRLNQINSGVFVRVTKATSELLRLVEPYVAYGYPSYSTVRQLIYKRGYGKINKQRIALSDNSIIEDNLAKFGLISIDDLIHEIVTVGPHFKQANNFLWPFKLSNPSGGWGVPRKFKHFIQGGSFGNREEFINKLVKAMN; from the exons atggCTGCTGA AAAGATCTTGGCTCCAGAATCtcaattgaagaagtcTAAGGCTCAACAGAAGTCTGCTGAGCAAGTTGCTGCTGAAAGGACTGCTCGTAAGGCT GCTAACAAGCAGAAGAGAGCTACTATCTTGGAAAGGAACGCTGCTTACCAAAAGGAGTACGAAACCTCTGAGAGAGCTGTCATCCAATCTAAAAGAGATGCCAAGGCTGCTGGTTCCTACTACGTTGAAGCCCAACCAAAGCTTGTCTTTGTTATCAGAATCAAGGGTATTAACAAGATCCCACCAAAGCCAAGAAAGGTGTTGCAATTGTTGAGATTGAACCAGATCAACTCCGGTGTTTTCGTCAGAGTCACCAAGGCCACCTCCGAATTGTTGAGATTGGTCGAGCCATACGTCGCTTACGGTTACCCATCCTACTCTACTGTTAGACAGCTAATCTACAAGAGAGGTTACGGTAAGATCAACAAGCAAAGAATCGCTTTGTCCGACAACTCCATCATTGAAGATAACTTGGCCAAGTTCGGTCTAATATCCATTGACGACTTGATCCACGAAATCGTTACTGTTGGCCCACACTTCAAGCAAGCTAACAACTTCTTGTGGCCATTCAAGTTGTCCAACCCATCTGGTGGCTGGGGTGTTCCAAGAAAATTCAAGCACTTTATCCAAGGTGGTTCTTTCGGTAACCGTGAAgaattcatcaacaagttgGTAAAGGCCATGAACTAA